ACCACCGTCGTATCCACGATCAGTGCTGGCAGCGGCAGAGGCGGAGGCGGGTCCGGCCGCGGCGGTTCGGCTGGCCGCAGCCTGGAAGAAATTGAAATGGTTTTTGACCGCAACAAGGGAGCGATTTTCGCACTCTATAATCGAGCGCTACGCAAGGATCCCTCTCTGCAGGGCAAACTTGTACTTCGGCTGACCATCAGCCCGGGTGGGCAGGTGACGTTCTGCGAAGTGGTTTCCAGCGAGTTGGGTGATGCCGAACTTGAACGCAAGCTGGTCATGCGGGTGAAGATGTTCCGTTTCGATGCCAAGGACGTCCCGGCGTTTACCGCGACCAAACCCATTGATTTCTTCCCTGCGTAGGACGGGCATGCCGGTAACATTCAAAAAAATCTGTTCGCTGCTGACGATGCTTGCAATCGCTAGCCTGGGTACGCTTCCATCGACCGGAGCCGCAGAGGAGCAAAGACTTGCCGGCACGGTGGAAAACAACGGAACCTTTCTTGCCATCGTCGAAGATAGCGGCAGACAATGGTTGCTCAGTACAGGCGATACGCTGGGGGAGTGCCGGGTCGGCGAAGTTCGCGCGACCCTGTTGCGGCTGAAATGTCCGGCTGGCATTCGCGAACTGCACATCCGCTCGTTGCCAGGGCAGGGCAAGGCAGACAACCCGTCAGATGAAGTCACCTTCCTTGCCATTCAAAAGGATATTCTTCACCAACTGATCGGCGATCGGCAGGATTTGGTCAATCAGCTTGACCTTGCACCCGAGGTCGATGCGACGGGCGTAATGAAGGGGTGGCGCGTCGTGTCGGTTCGCGCGGGCAGCGAAGTGGAATCGCTGGGCTTGCGGGCCGGTGACCTGATAACTGCGGTCAACCATGTGGCCGTCGCAGATAGTATTTTCATGGATGCGCTGCGCTCAATGCCTGAACAGGGCCTGATCAATCTGAGCCTGCAGCGGCAGCAAAAGAAAATAGAGCTGATCTATTCCCTGTATTGACAATGTTGCCGCCGTGCGCCATGGACCATCCCGGTTTTCAAGGCAAGTACGGCAGGCGTTTGAACCTGCTCAGTCATTGGCGGCTTTCTCGCAGGAATAATCGAGCAGCGTCTTGTCCGCCATGCTTTCTTTTTCATCGCTGCAATAGACTGTGATGTACATCCGGGTGACCGTGCGGCGCGGCGCATAGATCATCACGCCATTTTTGTCCGGTTGAATCGTGGTTTTACGGGTCCGTCGGTCGGGGCCGGCCTTGAACTTCGTTTCACAGTAAATCTCCCTGCCCTCGTAGTTTTCCACGCGCACAAAAGCCTGGTTGTTGATCACGCCAAAGTCGAACCCAACCGACATGTTATCCAGGCAATGGGTGATCGTTAGCGGATAATTCGCCACGGCGACCAGCGGAACCAACGCAATTATCAGGGCCAGGCACAGGTTTTTCACAGCTAATTTGGTTTGCATATTTCACCGGGGGGCGGGGTCTTCTCCGCTATCCATTGTCTGCCGGATTCGTTCGCGCAAATCATGCAGGCGCTGGTCATTCGGTGCAAGCTCCAGCGCCTGTTCCAGATAGCCGTGGGCGCGTTCGGAGTTACCCATGACCAGCGAGGTTGCCGCAAGATTATACAACGCCGCGAGGTTTTCCGGGTCGATGTCCAGGGCCAGGCCATAGACCGCCATCGCCCTTCGATGGTCTCCGCCGGTGGCTGCGTTTCTGCCTACGCGAACATAATAACCTGCTCCCTTTTCGCGCGCCTTCATCAGCTCGATCCAGGGATGAAAACTGGAGGGAATCCGTTTGCCGCTTTTCCCCAAATGCGCCGTGGCATTGTCGCGGTCACCCAGGTTGCGATATGCCATTGCCAGTCGGTAATGCAGCTGCGTGGCTTCGGGTTGAATGCGCAAGGCGGCCTGGAAGGCGTTGATCGCATCGCGGTATTGATCCCTGCGCAACGCGATGGTGCCGAGGCCCGCGATGGCCGCGACCTGTCCGCGTTCCAGGGAAAGCGCGTCGCGGAATGCTTTTTCCGAGCCGGGCAGGTCACCCGCTTCCAGCAACACTTCAGCAAGGCGCAGCCAGGTGCCGGCCATTTGCGGCGCTATTTTCAGACTGGCCGAATACAGCCTGGCGGATTCCGCCAACTCACCGACTTCCTCGTGATAAATGGCGAGATAAAAAGGCCATTGGGCGGCGTCCGGCTCGAGCAGGATGGCGTTGCCATAAGCGGCTTTTGCCGCGGCTTGTAATTGCAGCGCCTGGTAGACCATGCCTAGTTTTCCGTATGCTTGGCCCAGCGATTTTCCATCGAGCGAGGATTTCTGCTGGTGAAAATAATCCTGGGCGCGGCGAAGCTTGGCTTGTGTCGCCGGCTGCAATCGCTCGAGATCCGGCTCGGGTACCGGCATCAATTGCAAAGCCGTTTCGCTTTGTGCCGGTGAAGAAACCGGCCAGCAGGCGAGCAGCATCACTGCCACGAGGCGGGTCAACAGCAGGCCGCGAGGCTGTATCGGTCTGTTCATTCGCTGACTCGTATTCCGCTGCCGCGCCTCAATTCGTGATAACGGTTGGTCGCCAACCCGTTCCAAGTTTCGCGCTCGCCGCCGGGCCAGCTAACCTCTACGGTTTGCGGCCCCCGATTACCGCCAAGGCCAAAAAGAATCCTTGGATCCCTTGCCGAGCCGTAACTGCCATCGGTATGCACGCGGCGCCACAGCGGCGGCCCGTTTTCACGAATCAGCGCGACCTCGCTGCCGGTGACATGAGATTTTCCGGCAGCGTCGAGTATGCTGATGCCGAGCCAGGCGTTCCTGGTGCCGACCTGGTTTACCAGCAACCGCACAGGACCGCTGTTGTTGCTGATGACAATATCGATATCTCCATCGTTATCGATGTCGCCGATCGCCGCGCCGCGGCTGACTGCCGACAGTTTGAACGCGTCGCCGGCCAAATCGCTGATTTCGATGAATGCCTTGCCCTGATCGTTTGCGAACAGCTGGTTGCGCCGGTCCAGCGGGAATACTTTGTCGGTGGGTTCGTGTGACTCGAACAGGGTAACCGCGCCATTGACGCTGAGCAGATCCAGCCAGCCATCGTTGTCAATATCCAGCCAGGCGGTGCCAAAACCCGAATACGGCAGGCTTGGGACGCCCAGGCCGGTTTCTGCTGTTTTGTCGTCGAACCAGCCGGTGCCGTCGTTGACATACAGGGTGTTGGTTTCGCGAACCAGGTGGGTCATGAACAGGTCTTCATCGCCGTCGCCGTCGAAGTCGGCCGCAGCCACGCCCATGCTCGCCTCGGGCATGCCATAACGGTTGACCGAGACACCGGCCAGCGGCGCGGTATCTTCGAATGTCCCGTCCTTTTGGTTGATCCACAACTGGTTGGCCACGCCGTCATTGCCGACATAGATATCCGGCCAGTGGTCGCCGTCGAAGTCGGCTGCGATGACGCCCAGCGCGCCACCGAAAACTTTGGTGATGCCTGATTTTTCGCTGATATCTTCGAAGCTGCCGTCGCCTCGGTTGAGAAACAGACGATCGGTGAGCGGCGCAAACGCCTGTGGGCCGCAATAATCGCGAGCGGTGGTTGCGGAACGGCATGGCTTCGGGTTTTCCATGTCGTAGGCTACATAATTGCCGACGTACAGATCGAGCCAGCCATCGAGGTTGATATCGATAAAGGCGGCGCTGACGCTCCAGCGCGGATCATCCACGCCCGCCTTGTCGGTGATGTCTTTGAAGGTGCCGTCGCCGTTATTCAGCCATAGCTGGTTGTGAGAGAAGTTGCTGATATACAAATCGATCCAGCCATCGTTATTGATATCGCCCGTCGCGACGCCCATGCCATAACCGCGAGCCCTGATGCCGCTTTTTTTGGTGACATCGGTAAAACGCAATCTGGATTTGCCCGGGGCGGTATCGTTCCTAAACAGGCGGTCTGTCAAAACAACACCCTTTTCCGGTGGCAGGATCGCCTCGCTCAGGGTCTTCCCCGGGCCGATCATATGACCCTGCAACAAATAAATATCCAGGTCGCCATCGCGATCGAAATCGAAAACAGCCACGCCGGCGCCCATGATTTCCGGCAAATAGAGTTCACCGGACATCCCGTTGAAATGGACAAAGTCCAGTCCGCTGGTCTTACCGGCTTCGATGAACAACGCTTCGCCTGTCTCATCCGCTGCCACCGCCATCAGCAGGCAACAGCAGAAAGCAGGGATAACGGCTTTTCTGAGGCGCGATTTATTCAAGGGGCCGCTCCCAGCGCCGGCAACAGGACCGGCCAGACATTGTTCAGCAACACTTCCTGTGCCGCCGCGTTGGGGTGGATACCATCCGCCAACATCAACTCCGGATCGAGCGCTATGTGCTCCAGGATAAACGGAATCAGCAACAGGCCGTATTGCTCGGCCAATTCCCGGTAAATCGCATGGAAGTCCTGGCCATAGGCCTGACCGTAATTGGGCGGAATCCGGATCCCGGCGAGCACGACGATCGCACCGGCCTCCTGGCAGGCCTCGACCATGTTTGCGAGGTTGCCGCGGGTTATTTCCAGCGGCAGTCCGCGCAGACCGTCATTGCCACCGAGCTCGATGATCACGATAGTTGGCCGAAAGCGCTCCAGCGCTCGCTGCAGCCGGTAACGGCCACCTTGGGTCGTATCGCCAGTGATGCTGGCATTAACAACATGATAATCGTAACCTTGAATGCGCAGTCTGTTTTGCAGCAACGACACCCACGATTGTTCCAGCGTCATGCCATACGCGGCGCTCAGGCTGTCGCCAACGACCAGTATGGTGGAGTTTTCCGCATGGACAACGTCAATCGGCAACGCCGTGAGCCAAAGCAGTGTCAATAATCTGATCATGTCACCCTATACTTCCGCAGAACCCGTTTTGAAAACCTGTGCACTGACCAAGAAGGTTAGCAGCCCCGAGGGCAGCTTAACCATACTGGATAATGTCAACCTGGAGATTTATGCCGGCGAGTCGGTAGCCGTGATCGGTGTTTCCGGCGCGGGCAAGTCGACGTTGCTGGCTATGCTTGCCGGCCTGGACGAACCCAGCACCGGTCAGGTCTGGCTCAATAATACCGAAATTACGGCGCTGGATGAGGATGGCCGTGCGGTTGCCCGCGCCGAGCACGTGGGCTTCGTCTTCCAGTCTTTCCACCTGATTCCCTCGCTGACCGCGCTGGAAAATGTGATGTTGCCACTGGAACTGGCGGGCAGGGAACATGCGGAGGACGAGGCGCTGTCCGTGCTGACCAAGGTCGGGCTGTTGCAACGCAAAGGTCATTACCCCCGACATTTGTCGGGCGGGGAAAAGCAGCGAGTCGCCATTGCCAGGGCGTTCGTTACCCGGCCGGCGGTCCTGTTCGCCGATGAACCGACCGGCAACCTGGATAGCAAGACGGGCGGATTGATTATCGATCTGCTGTTCGACCTGAACAAGGAATCCGGTACTACGCTGGTCCTGGTCACCCACGATATTTCCATGGCCGAGCGTTGCGACCGCGCCATCCATATCGAATCCGGCCGCATCCTCGATCCGGCCGTCGCCTGATATGCTCAGTCTGCGACTGGCACTGAAGACTCTGGCGCGTGACTGGAAGTCGGGTGAGCTGCTGGTTTTGTCGCTCGCGATCATGGTTGCGGTCGCCGCGTTGACCGCCGTTTCGTTTTTTACCGACAGAATTTCCCAGGCGGTCAAACTGCAGGCCAGCGAGGCGTTGGCAGCGGATCTGAGCTTGCAGAGCACCGGGCCATTGCCGCAGAACTACAGCCAGGCGGCGCGGGCGGCTGGCCTGGATATTGCCAATGTCGTTTCCATGGCCAGCGTGGTGTTTGCCGGCGAAGGCAATGCGTTGGCCAATGTGCGTGCGGTCAGCGATGGCTACCCGCTGCGCGGCCGCATGAAG
This genomic stretch from Pseudomonadota bacterium harbors:
- a CDS encoding ABC transporter ATP-binding protein codes for the protein MSPYTSAEPVLKTCALTKKVSSPEGSLTILDNVNLEIYAGESVAVIGVSGAGKSTLLAMLAGLDEPSTGQVWLNNTEITALDEDGRAVARAEHVGFVFQSFHLIPSLTALENVMLPLELAGREHAEDEALSVLTKVGLLQRKGHYPRHLSGGEKQRVAIARAFVTRPAVLFADEPTGNLDSKTGGLIIDLLFDLNKESGTTLVLVTHDISMAERCDRAIHIESGRILDPAVA
- a CDS encoding CRTAC1 family protein, whose product is MNKSRLRKAVIPAFCCCLLMAVAADETGEALFIEAGKTSGLDFVHFNGMSGELYLPEIMGAGVAVFDFDRDGDLDIYLLQGHMIGPGKTLSEAILPPEKGVVLTDRLFRNDTAPGKSRLRFTDVTKKSGIRARGYGMGVATGDINNDGWIDLYISNFSHNQLWLNNGDGTFKDITDKAGVDDPRWSVSAAFIDINLDGWLDLYVGNYVAYDMENPKPCRSATTARDYCGPQAFAPLTDRLFLNRGDGSFEDISEKSGITKVFGGALGVIAADFDGDHWPDIYVGNDGVANQLWINQKDGTFEDTAPLAGVSVNRYGMPEASMGVAAADFDGDGDEDLFMTHLVRETNTLYVNDGTGWFDDKTAETGLGVPSLPYSGFGTAWLDIDNDGWLDLLSVNGAVTLFESHEPTDKVFPLDRRNQLFANDQGKAFIEISDLAGDAFKLSAVSRGAAIGDIDNDGDIDIVISNNSGPVRLLVNQVGTRNAWLGISILDAAGKSHVTGSEVALIRENGPPLWRRVHTDGSYGSARDPRILFGLGGNRGPQTVEVSWPGGERETWNGLATNRYHELRRGSGIRVSE
- a CDS encoding arylesterase, giving the protein MIRLLTLLWLTALPIDVVHAENSTILVVGDSLSAAYGMTLEQSWVSLLQNRLRIQGYDYHVVNASITGDTTQGGRYRLQRALERFRPTIVIIELGGNDGLRGLPLEITRGNLANMVEACQEAGAIVVLAGIRIPPNYGQAYGQDFHAIYRELAEQYGLLLIPFILEHIALDPELMLADGIHPNAAAQEVLLNNVWPVLLPALGAAP
- a CDS encoding tetratricopeptide repeat protein, yielding MNRPIQPRGLLLTRLVAVMLLACWPVSSPAQSETALQLMPVPEPDLERLQPATQAKLRRAQDYFHQQKSSLDGKSLGQAYGKLGMVYQALQLQAAAKAAYGNAILLEPDAAQWPFYLAIYHEEVGELAESARLYSASLKIAPQMAGTWLRLAEVLLEAGDLPGSEKAFRDALSLERGQVAAIAGLGTIALRRDQYRDAINAFQAALRIQPEATQLHYRLAMAYRNLGDRDNATAHLGKSGKRIPSSFHPWIELMKAREKGAGYYVRVGRNAATGGDHRRAMAVYGLALDIDPENLAALYNLAATSLVMGNSERAHGYLEQALELAPNDQRLHDLRERIRQTMDSGEDPAPR